From the Aquitalea magnusonii genome, one window contains:
- a CDS encoding DNA adenine methylase — MNDISGELVNLYRVVQHHLEEFVRQFKWALISREMYKWLQITPEVILTDIQRAARFYYLQKMAFGGRVSSQVFGTATTTPPRMNLLRIEEELSSAHLRLARTYIEHLDWKTCIQKYDRPHTLFYADPPYWQTEGYGVPFPFEEYQALAEVMRSCKGKVVLSINDHPDIRDVFADFRMEQVAIQYSVNPKKGKSSAELVICSW; from the coding sequence TTGAACGACATCTCGGGCGAACTGGTGAACCTCTACCGGGTGGTGCAACACCACCTGGAAGAGTTTGTACGCCAGTTCAAGTGGGCACTGATTTCGCGGGAAATGTACAAGTGGCTGCAGATCACCCCGGAGGTCATCCTCACGGATATCCAGCGGGCAGCCCGCTTTTACTACCTGCAGAAGATGGCCTTTGGCGGCAGGGTCAGCAGCCAGGTCTTTGGCACTGCCACCACCACTCCACCCCGGATGAACCTGCTGCGCATTGAGGAGGAGCTGTCGTCCGCGCACTTGCGCCTGGCCCGGACCTACATTGAGCACCTGGACTGGAAAACCTGCATCCAGAAGTACGACCGGCCTCATACCCTGTTCTATGCTGATCCGCCTTACTGGCAGACGGAGGGCTATGGTGTGCCGTTTCCGTTTGAAGAGTACCAGGCGCTGGCCGAGGTGATGCGCAGCTGCAAGGGCAAGGTGGTCTTGAGTATCAACGACCACCCAGATATTCGTGACGTGTTCGCAGATTTCAGGATGGAGCAGGTAGCTATCCAGTACAGCGTGAATCCGAAGAAAGGGAAGTCCAGCGCGGAGCTGGTCATTTGTAGCTGGTAG
- a CDS encoding IS3 family transposase (programmed frameshift), whose translation MKKRFTEEQIIGFLREAEAGMPVAQLCRKYAFSEASYYLWRNKFGGMNVSEAKRLKELETENARLKKLLAETMLENEIAKEALRKKLVSAPSRRELVRHLVGKGLSERRSLRLADMSPSSFRYQPATDHNVALKAQIIALAQRHRRYGAGMIYLKLRQSGMVVNHKRVDRLYAEAGLQIRRRKRKKIPVADRHPLARPLAANQVWSMDFVFDRTAEGRVIKNLTVVDDATHEAVAIVPERAMGGLHLTRVLDQLAKTRGLPKAIRTDNGKEFCSRVMLSWAHAHGVQLFLIEPGKPNQNAYIESFNGRFRDECLNEHWFTSLRQAQVVIEAWRREYNNERPKKALGGLTPAAYAESFAEKSGKLSLDSKAPCY comes from the exons ATGAAGAAACGTTTCACCGAAGAACAGATCATCGGCTTCCTGCGCGAAGCGGAAGCCGGCATGCCCGTTGCACAGTTGTGCCGCAAATACGCCTTCTCAGAAGCCAGCTATTACCTTTGGCGCAACAAATTCGGCGGAATGAATGTCTCCGAGGCCAAGCGTCTCAAGGAGCTGGAAACCGAGAATGCGCGCCTGAAGAAACTCCTGGCCGAGACCATGCTCGAGAACGAGATTGCCAAAGAGGCCTTGCGAAAAAAGT TGGTGAGCGCACCGTCACGGCGGGAGTTGGTGCGCCATCTGGTGGGCAAAGGGCTCAGCGAGCGTCGATCGCTCCGTCTAGCCGACATGAGCCCCAGTTCATTCCGCTACCAACCCGCCACCGACCATAATGTCGCCTTGAAAGCGCAGATCATCGCGCTCGCGCAACGGCACCGTCGCTACGGTGCTGGCATGATCTATTTGAAGCTGCGGCAGAGCGGCATGGTGGTCAATCACAAGCGGGTGGACCGGCTTTATGCTGAGGCAGGTCTGCAAATTCGCCGGCGTAAGCGCAAGAAAATTCCCGTGGCCGACCGTCATCCACTGGCTCGCCCTTTGGCGGCCAATCAGGTTTGGTCGATGGACTTTGTGTTCGACCGGACGGCGGAGGGGCGTGTCATCAAGAATCTGACGGTGGTCGATGATGCCACGCATGAGGCAGTCGCCATTGTTCCGGAACGTGCGATGGGAGGCCTGCATCTGACCCGCGTCCTTGACCAGTTGGCGAAGACACGTGGCTTGCCCAAAGCCATCAGGACCGATAACGGCAAGGAATTCTGCAGCCGAGTGATGTTGAGCTGGGCCCACGCTCATGGGGTTCAGCTCTTTCTCATCGAGCCGGGCAAGCCCAATCAGAACGCTTACATCGAATCCTTTAATGGGCGTTTCCGGGATGAGTGCCTGAACGAACACTGGTTCACCAGCCTGCGCCAGGCCCAGGTTGTCATCGAAGCCTGGCGAAGGGAATACAACAATGAAAGGCCGAAGAAAGCACTGGGTGGTTTGACGCCGGCAGCCTATGCCGAATCATTTGCGGAGAAATCAGGTAAATTAAGCTTGGACTCTAAAGCCCCCTGCTACTGA
- a CDS encoding phospholipase D-like domain-containing protein, whose amino-acid sequence MNATFQPLINGEAAFGAIYDAILTAKHSVDIVCWGFQPSMYFKRGTSAPPIKDFLQQPQLPPLTKDNIDQVVDDMAGKLPFTRRKLHPKGKLMPIGELLEMKSLEGVKIRILTWNNPIGQIPEVMNPGYNLKRGDNENFLQECYDIGWHQDIRANKNIQFRTRDFDDTDKNAYILPNMLRNGASAIHAAATSKTPSHHQKTVLIDYEHPDQALGFVMGHNMLDAYWDKDDHHYVKQEPHLGRNGATARHDISSRLTGPILVHINHNFVSGWDKATGENLTGQRAVLELKHFKPRPTLGTPVMAQIARTQSQTRPKGKVDGEFTVQDIKHLYLNAINHASQYIYIENQYFRWVNFADAIKQATKNQLANSRDPGLHGPLYLMVVTNDNAEGMGKGVKNTYRMLDALGKRGQMPELARGDLSKEVSRARQEVIMAEQKRNAMRSPSGALPSEASLGLPEKRKKLEELKRKQADAKQDKIPDTDTPGLKTHICSLVSKDGYQPGHDWQYVYIHAKLMMIDDTFMTLGSANINLRSMVGDSEINVCHCQPEITRVTRDYLWGKHTANQGNTADARKQQQLALVYDQWRQLMDKNIPLRAKKFNPTVPLVKFSSDTSSTTDLD is encoded by the coding sequence GTGAACGCCACCTTCCAGCCACTCATCAATGGAGAGGCCGCGTTTGGGGCCATCTACGATGCCATCCTGACCGCCAAGCATAGCGTGGACATCGTCTGCTGGGGTTTTCAACCCTCCATGTATTTCAAACGGGGCACCTCTGCTCCACCGATCAAGGATTTCCTGCAACAGCCCCAGCTTCCACCGCTAACCAAGGACAATATTGATCAGGTCGTTGACGATATGGCCGGCAAGCTACCATTCACCCGTCGCAAATTGCATCCCAAAGGCAAGCTCATGCCTATTGGCGAACTGCTGGAAATGAAGTCGTTGGAGGGTGTCAAAATCCGGATTCTGACTTGGAATAATCCCATCGGACAAATTCCCGAGGTAATGAATCCTGGCTATAACCTGAAGCGGGGCGATAACGAGAATTTTCTGCAGGAGTGTTACGATATCGGTTGGCATCAGGATATCCGTGCAAACAAAAACATTCAGTTTCGCACTCGGGATTTCGACGATACCGACAAAAATGCATACATCCTGCCAAATATGTTGCGCAATGGTGCCTCAGCCATACATGCGGCTGCCACCTCCAAAACACCCAGTCACCATCAAAAAACCGTATTGATCGATTATGAGCATCCAGATCAAGCGTTGGGTTTTGTCATGGGGCACAACATGCTGGATGCCTACTGGGATAAGGATGACCATCACTATGTGAAGCAGGAGCCTCATCTGGGGCGCAATGGCGCTACTGCCCGACATGACATTTCCAGCAGACTGACTGGGCCGATTCTCGTTCATATCAACCATAATTTCGTATCGGGCTGGGACAAGGCGACAGGCGAAAACCTGACCGGTCAGCGCGCAGTTCTGGAATTAAAACATTTCAAACCTCGACCAACGCTGGGGACACCAGTCATGGCCCAGATTGCCCGTACGCAAAGCCAGACTCGGCCCAAGGGTAAGGTGGACGGGGAGTTTACTGTGCAGGACATCAAGCATCTGTACTTGAACGCTATCAATCATGCCAGCCAGTACATCTACATTGAAAACCAGTATTTCCGCTGGGTGAACTTCGCTGATGCGATCAAGCAGGCCACCAAGAATCAGTTAGCAAATAGTCGTGACCCAGGGCTGCATGGTCCTTTGTATTTGATGGTAGTGACCAATGACAATGCCGAAGGCATGGGCAAGGGTGTCAAGAACACATACAGGATGCTGGATGCACTAGGCAAACGCGGGCAAATGCCAGAGCTGGCTCGAGGTGACCTTAGCAAAGAGGTAAGCCGGGCAAGGCAGGAGGTCATCATGGCCGAACAGAAGCGTAATGCCATGCGCAGTCCATCTGGTGCCTTGCCATCAGAAGCCAGCCTTGGTTTGCCGGAAAAACGCAAGAAGCTGGAAGAGCTGAAGAGAAAGCAGGCGGATGCCAAGCAAGACAAAATTCCAGACACAGACACTCCCGGCCTGAAAACCCATATTTGCTCGCTGGTATCCAAGGATGGCTACCAGCCGGGACACGATTGGCAGTATGTCTATATCCACGCCAAGCTGATGATGATCGACGATACCTTCATGACCCTGGGTTCTGCCAATATCAACTTGCGCAGCATGGTGGGCGATAGCGAAATCAATGTCTGCCATTGTCAGCCAGAGATCACCCGTGTAACCCGGGATTATTTATGGGGTAAACATACGGCAAATCAGGGAAATACTGCTGATGCCCGCAAACAACAACAGCTTGCGCTGGTTTATGACCAATGGAGACAACTTATGGATAAAAACATTCCGTTGCGAGCAAAGAAATTTAATCCGACTGTCCCACTAGTCAAATTCAGCAGTGACACCAGTAGCACCACCGACCTGGACTAA
- a CDS encoding sel1 repeat family protein, producing MRIAWLVLPLLLAACGHKDTPMAQQPDLKAVQTKLAFSCVHEADHLPQLAPEVDQLFKYARWLQLQYKPELLPEAGRLYRIATAHGHYKANNNLQRMVSKGDVESPDAVNEVLDLAEQLVAENIPNGYYLIGHYLQTGYGFDQDNEKALMYFRKAADLGSADAQAYVGDLLLPPELAPKIGRQMLRCATEQGHAKAAVSLGFDLQTDEIYPDAMYAFQQAAKAGDSASALGLQAAFDAEKSKSKNDLNYLNVQPDPERVKRYEAIWTFLKRYDGRNPKVPDIDKIVPLPPAKLPSWDGSFEWEKEWKANTPPAKPDEKLVIGLAKAKNLDPATGLPKAELPKPKQPPKIKLGYAAPSHAVCPQSGLWCTDLSAYQMASEKRHIHQGEPFPTMTVPLQTNWWERLRGIPEQQEVVVSWVLQSYSNEQNS from the coding sequence ATGCGTATTGCCTGGCTCGTATTACCTTTGCTGTTGGCCGCCTGCGGCCACAAGGACACTCCAATGGCACAACAACCCGATCTTAAGGCTGTACAGACCAAGTTGGCCTTTAGCTGCGTACATGAAGCAGATCACCTACCTCAATTAGCCCCTGAAGTGGATCAACTGTTCAAATACGCTCGTTGGCTTCAACTGCAATACAAGCCGGAACTACTGCCCGAGGCCGGGCGGCTATACCGTATTGCCACCGCCCATGGCCACTACAAGGCCAACAACAACCTGCAACGCATGGTGAGCAAGGGAGATGTCGAATCACCAGATGCCGTCAACGAAGTGCTGGATTTGGCTGAACAGTTAGTAGCCGAAAACATCCCCAACGGCTATTACCTGATTGGTCATTATTTGCAAACCGGCTATGGCTTCGATCAGGATAATGAAAAGGCACTGATGTATTTCCGCAAAGCTGCCGATCTTGGTAGCGCAGATGCTCAAGCGTATGTGGGTGATCTACTGCTTCCTCCTGAGCTTGCCCCCAAAATTGGTCGGCAGATGCTGCGTTGCGCTACAGAACAAGGGCATGCTAAAGCGGCCGTCAGTCTAGGGTTTGATTTACAAACGGACGAGATCTATCCCGATGCCATGTATGCATTTCAGCAGGCTGCCAAGGCCGGAGATTCGGCTTCTGCTCTTGGCTTGCAGGCGGCATTTGACGCAGAGAAAAGCAAGAGTAAAAACGACCTCAACTATTTGAATGTCCAACCCGACCCGGAGCGTGTAAAACGCTATGAGGCAATCTGGACCTTTTTGAAGCGCTACGATGGTCGCAACCCCAAGGTACCTGATATCGACAAGATCGTACCGTTGCCACCTGCCAAGCTCCCCTCATGGGATGGCAGCTTTGAATGGGAAAAAGAGTGGAAGGCAAATACGCCACCAGCCAAGCCTGATGAAAAGCTGGTGATTGGCCTAGCGAAAGCCAAAAATCTGGATCCAGCCACCGGTTTGCCCAAGGCTGAACTGCCAAAACCGAAACAGCCACCCAAAATCAAATTAGGATACGCAGCCCCCAGCCATGCTGTCTGCCCACAAAGCGGGCTATGGTGTACTGATCTATCGGCTTACCAAATGGCGAGTGAAAAACGACATATCCATCAGGGAGAGCCCTTTCCAACCATGACAGTTCCTCTGCAGACTAACTGGTGGGAGCGCTTACGCGGCATCCCCGAGCAGCAGGAAGTTGTCGTCAGCTGGGTCTTGCAAAGCTATAGTAATGAGCAAAACAGCTGA
- a CDS encoding type VI secretion system Vgr family protein, translated as MDFSSLLASFAAAFSQHQRLLTLQLDGGQIAAEQLLPHTLDGSEGVSQAYRYQLSCLSPDGNIELKSLLGVAARLGVLDADGSQVVRCGVVSRAELLGSDGGFAKYGLTIEPPFALLRLRRTSRVFQDLSVPDIVKQILAEHQANNPVFAQVQTLEFHTASANPRSYCLQYRESDFDFIVRLLHEEGYAWRFEHVDGEHPQVKLVVFDDAYSLPPAASERVRFHRSDATEEEDGLTDWSAARQVVSGAVALASFDYQPVSTQHSGDQSRIQQGRSGDALQSTLQDYDPQSLYYASDAEQLSQYAQRRQQAHDVQAKQFSGSGSVRSLLAGQWFRLDEHPLHEGDSSEQREFVVTGQTFRANNNLPGDLASSLRGLLGDSSTSNDSQNSSPFQTQITAQRRGIPLTPAYAHSTQAKPTSKGVQTATVVGPEGEEVHTDELGRIKVQFHWQRPDEHPGSGANLDDRSSCWLRVAMPSAGAGWGHQFIPRIGQEVLVDFIEGDIDRPVIVGVLYNGSHATPAFSGAGALPANKTLSGIKSKEHQGGQYNELLFDDTPGEVRAKLSSEAGKTQLNQGYLTHPRSNGKAQPRGEGFELRTDQHGAIRAGHGLLISTEAQNGASGKQLAREHAQSQLDAALSLSQSLGDTAAAQLADSMETGPDAINPDNGKDGNKDSGHLQHHAAALKAWEAGSNTDKDGKTAKDQAGQQPLLILSAPAGIASLTEQSHTISAGTNLNLIAQRDSNHTTGRRWLHNVGQHISLFVAGVKDKVALKLIAAKGKVQLQAQSDAMELTADKDVTITSAKQNINLNGKQEILLTSGGAYVRIKDGKIELHAPGTVSFKGGSHDWSGPDSMNIPMPVFPGKQFCLQCMLNAIKSGLPLAGQ; from the coding sequence ATGGATTTCTCCTCCCTGCTCGCCAGCTTCGCCGCCGCCTTTTCCCAGCACCAGCGCCTGCTCACCCTGCAGCTGGATGGCGGGCAGATCGCCGCCGAGCAGTTATTGCCACACACGCTGGATGGCAGCGAGGGGGTGTCGCAAGCCTATCGCTATCAGCTCAGTTGTTTGTCGCCGGATGGCAATATCGAGCTCAAGTCGCTGCTCGGTGTGGCCGCCCGCCTGGGGGTGCTGGATGCCGATGGCAGCCAGGTGGTGCGTTGCGGGGTGGTGTCACGGGCCGAGTTGCTGGGTTCGGATGGCGGTTTTGCCAAGTACGGCCTCACCATCGAGCCGCCGTTTGCGCTGCTGCGGCTGCGTCGTACGTCGCGGGTGTTTCAGGACTTGTCGGTGCCGGACATCGTCAAGCAGATCCTGGCCGAGCATCAGGCCAATAATCCGGTGTTTGCCCAGGTACAGACGCTGGAGTTTCACACTGCCTCCGCCAACCCGCGCAGTTACTGTTTGCAATACCGCGAGAGCGATTTCGACTTCATCGTGCGCCTGCTGCACGAAGAGGGTTACGCCTGGCGTTTCGAGCATGTCGATGGTGAGCATCCGCAGGTCAAGCTGGTGGTGTTTGATGATGCGTACAGCCTGCCGCCCGCCGCCAGTGAGCGGGTGCGCTTTCACCGCAGCGATGCCACCGAGGAAGAAGACGGCCTGACGGATTGGAGCGCCGCCCGTCAGGTGGTGTCCGGTGCGGTGGCGCTGGCCAGTTTCGATTACCAGCCGGTGAGCACCCAGCACAGCGGCGATCAGAGCCGCATCCAGCAAGGCCGCAGTGGCGATGCCTTGCAATCCACCCTGCAGGATTACGACCCGCAGTCGCTGTACTACGCCAGCGATGCCGAGCAACTGAGTCAGTATGCGCAGCGGCGTCAGCAGGCGCACGATGTGCAGGCCAAGCAATTCTCTGGCAGCGGCTCAGTACGCAGCCTGCTCGCTGGCCAATGGTTCCGCCTGGATGAACATCCGCTGCACGAGGGCGACAGCAGCGAGCAGCGTGAATTCGTGGTCACCGGCCAAACCTTCCGTGCCAACAACAATCTGCCGGGTGATCTGGCCAGCAGCCTGCGCGGCTTGCTGGGAGATAGCAGCACATCAAACGACAGCCAGAACAGCAGCCCCTTCCAGACCCAGATCACCGCCCAGCGCCGCGGCATTCCGCTCACCCCGGCTTATGCCCACAGCACGCAGGCCAAGCCGACATCTAAAGGTGTACAGACCGCCACCGTGGTGGGGCCCGAGGGGGAAGAAGTCCACACCGACGAGTTGGGCCGCATCAAGGTGCAGTTCCACTGGCAGCGGCCAGACGAACACCCCGGCAGCGGCGCCAATCTGGACGACCGCTCCTCCTGCTGGCTGCGCGTGGCCATGCCCAGCGCCGGGGCCGGCTGGGGCCACCAGTTCATCCCGCGCATCGGCCAGGAAGTGCTGGTCGACTTTATCGAAGGCGATATCGACCGCCCGGTGATTGTTGGCGTGCTGTACAACGGCAGCCACGCCACCCCGGCCTTCAGCGGTGCCGGCGCTTTGCCCGCCAACAAGACCCTGTCCGGCATCAAATCCAAAGAACACCAGGGCGGCCAGTACAACGAACTGCTGTTCGACGACACGCCCGGTGAAGTCCGCGCCAAGCTCAGTAGCGAAGCGGGCAAGACCCAGCTCAACCAGGGCTACCTCACCCACCCGCGCAGCAATGGCAAAGCCCAGCCGCGCGGCGAAGGCTTCGAACTACGCACCGACCAGCACGGCGCCATCCGCGCCGGCCACGGCCTGCTCATCAGCACCGAAGCGCAAAACGGCGCATCCGGCAAACAACTGGCGCGCGAGCATGCGCAAAGCCAGCTCGACGCCGCGCTCAGCCTCAGCCAAAGCCTGGGCGACACCGCCGCCGCGCAACTGGCCGACAGCATGGAAACCGGGCCGGACGCCATCAACCCTGACAACGGCAAAGACGGCAACAAGGACAGCGGCCACCTGCAACACCACGCCGCCGCGCTCAAAGCCTGGGAAGCCGGCAGCAACACCGACAAAGACGGCAAGACGGCAAAAGACCAGGCCGGCCAACAGCCGCTGCTCATCCTGTCCGCCCCGGCCGGCATCGCCAGCCTGACCGAACAAAGCCACACAATCTCTGCCGGAACCAACCTCAACCTCATCGCCCAACGCGACAGCAACCACACCACCGGCCGCCGCTGGCTGCACAACGTCGGCCAGCACATCAGCCTGTTTGTGGCCGGGGTGAAAGACAAAGTGGCGCTGAAACTGATCGCCGCCAAGGGCAAGGTGCAGCTACAGGCGCAGAGCGATGCGATGGAACTGACGGCGGATAAGGATGTGACGATTACCTCGGCCAAGCAGAACATCAACTTGAATGGCAAGCAGGAAATTCTGCTGACCAGCGGCGGCGCTTACGTGCGGATCAAGGATGGCAAGATCGAGCTGCACGCCCCCGGCACCGTCAGCTTCAAGGGGGGTAGCCATGACTGGAGCGGGCCGGACAGCATGAATATTCCGATGCCGGTTTTCCCTGGCAAGCAGTTCTGCTTGCAATGCATGCTCAATGCAATCAAGTCCGGTCTGCCGCTGGCGGGACAATAG
- a CDS encoding DUF4123 domain-containing protein produces the protein MYFAMDEGNIAEQSQKLETLLKELPDGLYCYALLDDGFDFKRRKIWQTKASWPLYHLQEWGELREVSPRLLALHPGNQPELQQLLRHCKGRPMLSFLTSQLSAPALRDAWQCSLNATTEDGQWYVVRFADTRIAASLPQVLATAAWQRLCEPVEQWLIIDRYSQLRALPMPPKTLPPDAQDPWRLSTQEFTALMHASLADVLADQLHEGFADLIPASGAVLYGWLQRTADLLAEHHIEDAPEQLTVAVAVCYSQGRLLDDPRLIQILQSFVEQRCSLSEGLAPLLDDAHTS, from the coding sequence ATGTATTTTGCAATGGACGAAGGAAATATTGCGGAACAGTCACAAAAACTGGAAACGCTACTGAAAGAACTGCCAGACGGTCTGTATTGCTACGCACTGCTGGATGATGGATTCGATTTCAAGCGGCGCAAGATATGGCAGACCAAAGCAAGCTGGCCTTTGTATCACCTACAGGAGTGGGGTGAGCTACGCGAAGTATCACCACGACTTCTCGCATTGCATCCTGGCAATCAACCAGAGCTGCAACAACTGCTGCGTCATTGCAAGGGACGGCCGATGCTGAGCTTTCTAACAAGCCAGCTTAGCGCCCCCGCCCTACGGGATGCCTGGCAATGTAGCCTCAATGCCACCACCGAAGACGGGCAGTGGTACGTCGTCCGTTTTGCCGATACGCGCATCGCTGCCAGTCTGCCGCAAGTACTGGCTACGGCAGCATGGCAACGGCTGTGCGAACCAGTGGAGCAGTGGTTGATTATTGACCGCTACAGCCAACTGCGGGCATTGCCCATGCCGCCCAAGACGCTTCCTCCCGATGCGCAGGACCCATGGCGGCTGAGCACTCAGGAGTTCACCGCCTTAATGCATGCCTCCCTGGCAGACGTATTGGCAGACCAGTTGCACGAAGGTTTTGCCGACCTGATCCCTGCCTCTGGTGCAGTACTGTATGGCTGGCTGCAACGTACGGCCGATCTGTTAGCAGAGCATCATATTGAGGATGCCCCTGAGCAGCTAACCGTAGCGGTGGCCGTCTGCTATAGCCAGGGGCGCTTGTTGGATGATCCTCGGCTGATCCAGATACTGCAGAGCTTTGTCGAGCAAAGATGCTCCCTGAGCGAAGGACTTGCTCCGTTACTCGACGATGCTCATACCTCTTGA
- a CDS encoding DUF3304 domain-containing protein, whose translation MLLILGLPILVGCEEEKTSLSYLAVNHTTKPIDSITINDQGGVLNVPAMGGGGKEVCCVIVPGKWWPGLTVKISWLQGGHFQRDASGNVVMKNGDKVFIEGSWKTRTVTIPEYQAKEMQHVDIHFLPNDQVLVKLSDIFPEHPDYRPAYPREMQNTSQ comes from the coding sequence TTGTTACTGATACTGGGCCTACCAATACTGGTAGGGTGCGAAGAAGAAAAAACCAGTCTGAGTTATCTGGCGGTCAATCACACCACAAAGCCAATCGACTCAATCACCATTAACGATCAAGGCGGTGTGCTGAATGTCCCTGCGATGGGTGGTGGCGGCAAAGAAGTTTGCTGTGTCATCGTACCAGGCAAATGGTGGCCGGGGCTGACAGTAAAGATCAGCTGGCTGCAAGGTGGACATTTCCAGCGCGATGCCAGTGGTAATGTCGTGATGAAAAACGGCGACAAGGTATTTATTGAAGGCAGCTGGAAAACGCGCACTGTGACCATCCCGGAATATCAGGCCAAAGAAATGCAGCATGTTGATATCCACTTCCTGCCCAACGACCAGGTCTTGGTCAAATTGAGTGATATTTTCCCTGAGCACCCGGACTATCGACCTGCCTATCCTCGTGAGATGCAGAACACTTCTCAATGA
- a CDS encoding DUF3304 domain-containing protein, whose amino-acid sequence MSILRKRLSALLLLSLLFLAGCEEEKTSLSYLAVNHTTKPIDSITINDQGGVLNVPAMGGGGGEVCCVIVPSKWRPGLTVKISWLQGGHFQRDASGNVVMKNGNKVFIEGSWKTRTVTIPEYQAKEMQHVDIHFLPNDQVLVKLSDIFPEHPDYRPAYPREMQHTSQ is encoded by the coding sequence ATGAGCATATTGCGTAAGCGACTCTCCGCATTATTACTGCTAAGTCTGCTATTCCTGGCAGGCTGCGAAGAAGAAAAAACCAGTCTGAGTTATCTGGCGGTCAATCACACCACAAAGCCAATCGACTCAATCACCATTAACGATCAAGGCGGTGTGCTGAATGTCCCTGCGATGGGTGGCGGCGGCGGAGAAGTCTGCTGCGTCATAGTGCCGAGCAAATGGCGGCCGGGGCTGACAGTAAAGATCAGCTGGCTGCAAGGTGGACATTTCCAGCGCGATGCCAGTGGTAATGTCGTGATGAAAAACGGCAACAAGGTATTTATTGAAGGCAGCTGGAAAACGCGCACTGTGACCATCCCGGAATATCAGGCCAAAGAAATGCAGCATGTTGATATCCACTTCCTGCCCAACGACCAGGTCTTGGTCAAATTGAGTGATATTTTCCCTGAGCACCCGGACTATCGACCTGCCTATCCTCGTGAGATGCAGCACACTTCTCAATGA